A single region of the Brassica rapa cultivar Chiifu-401-42 chromosome A03, CAAS_Brap_v3.01, whole genome shotgun sequence genome encodes:
- the LOC103858904 gene encoding putative glucose-6-phosphate 1-epimerase, whose protein sequence is MPLNFGNDVDGSSRILLNEPRGSTAQVLLFGGQVISWKNERREELLFMSSKAQYSPPKIIRGGIPVCFPQFGNFGGLERHGFARNRFWSLDEDPSPLPPANKQSSVDLILKSTEDDLKIWPHSFELRVRISISLGKLTVIPRVRNIDSKPFSFMFALRNYLHVSDISEVRVEGLETLDYLDNLKGKERFTEQADAITFDGEIDRVYLNTPTKIAVIDHERKRTIELRKEGMPNAVVWNPWDKKAKSIADMGDEDYMTMLCVDSGAIEPQVLLKPGEEWKGRQELSIVSSSYCSGQLDPRKVLYGD, encoded by the exons ATGCCTTTGAATTTCGGCAACGATGTTGATGGATCGTCCCGGATTCTTTTGAATGAGCCTCGCGGATCTACTGCTCAG GTGCTTCTGTTTGGAGGACAAGTCATCTCTTGGAAAAATGAAAGGAGGGAAGAGCTTCTTTTTATGAGCAGTAAG GCTCAGTATTCGCCTCCCAAGATCATTAGAGGAGGAATACCTGTTTGCTTTCCTCAG TTTGGAAACTTTGGTGGACTTGAGCGACATGGGTTTGCGCGCAACAGATTCTGGTCTCTTGATGAAGACCCTTCCCCTCTGCCTCCTGCTAACAAACAATCATCTGTTGATCTCATTTTGAAGTCCACTGAAGATGACCTCAAGATCTGGCCTCACAG CTTTGAACTCCGTGTACGCATCTCTATCAGCCTTGGGAAACTTACTGTGATCCCTCGTGTGAGGAACATTGACTCAAAGCCATTCTCTTTCATGTTTGCTCTTCGAAACTACTTACATGTGTCTGACATAAG TGAAGTACGGGTTGAGGGTCTGGAGACACTTGATTATCTAGACAACTTGAAGGGCAAAGAAAGATTCACCGAGCAAGCAGACGCAATTACCTTTGACGGCGAG ATTGATAGAGTGTACTTGAACACACCAACGAAGATTGCTGTCATAGACCATGAGCGGAAGAGAACCATCGAACTGCGAAAGGAAGGCATGCCTAATGCAG TTGTGTGGAACCCTTGGGACAAAAAGGCAAAGAGTATAGCTGATATGGGGGATGAAGATTACATGACGATGCTGTGTGTAGATTCTGGAGCTATAGAACCTCAGGTTTTGTTAAAGCCTGGTGAAGAGTGGAAAGGCAGACAAGAACTCTCCATCGTCTCATCGAGCTACTGCAGCGGACAGCTTGATCCACGCAAGGTTCTTTACGGAGATTAG
- the LOC103858905 gene encoding putative pentatricopeptide repeat-containing protein At3g01580, with product MTKRSLYQWNTLLKSLSRDKQWQQVLSQFIQMLRCEEKPDNFTIPVALKACVELRQIKCGEIIHAFINKDASLASDLYVGSALIDMYAKCGRMTQALSVFDELEEKPDIVTWSSMVSGFERNGCPFEAVEFFRRMATSSHVSPDRVTLITLVSACTKLSDSKLGRCVHGFVMRRGFEKDLSLVNSLLNCYAKSGAFKEAVHLFKVMAEKDVISWSTVIACYVQNGAAAEALRVFNEMMGSGTEPSAATMLSVFQACAASHDLEQGRKSHELAIRKGIEAEVKVSTALVDMYMKCFSPEEAYAVFSRILKKDVVSWVALISGFTLNGMAHRSVEEFSKMLLENNTRPDSILMVKVLKSCSDLGFLEQAECFHSYVIKFGFDSNPFIGASLVELYSRCGSLGSACKVFDEITLKDVVVWTSLITGYGIHGKCTKALETFTQMVESSEVEPNEVTFLSVLSACSHSGLIHEGLGIFELMVSQYRLVPNLEHYAVLVDLLGRVGKLDTAIEITKRMPFSPTPQVLGTLLGACRIHQNDEMAETVAKKLFELEPNHAGYYMLMSNMYGVKGEWENVEKLRNAVRNRGIKRGLAESLIKIKRKVHRFVADDNMHPENEPVYGLLKELDLHMKQGLEDSAYFQTEGGSL from the coding sequence ATGACCAAGAGGAGCTTATATCAGTGGAATACTCTTCTTAAAAGCTTATCCAGAGATAAACAGTGGCAACAAGTATTGTCTCAGTTTATCCAAATGCTTCGCTGCGAAGAAAAGCCTGATAACTTCACCATTCCAGTTGCTCTCAAGGCCTGCGTTGAGTTGCGCCAAATTAAGTGTGGAGAAATCATTCATGCGTTCATCAACAAGGATGCTTCGCTTGCGTCTGACCTTTATGTTGGCTCTGCTCTGATAGATATGTATGCCAAATGTGGGAGGATGACCCAAGCTTTGAGTGTCTTTGATGAGTTGGAGGAGAAGCCTGATATTGTCACGTGGTCTTCTATGGTTTCTGGGTTTGAGAGGAATGGTTGTCCCTTTGAGGCTGTTGAGTTTTTCAGGAGAATGGCCACGTCTTCCCATGTTAGTCCTGATCGGGTTACTTTAATCACCCTAGTTTCTGCATGTACAAAACTATCTGATTCAAAACTTGGGAGGTGTGTGCATGGTTTTGTGATGCGTAGAGGatttgaaaaggatttgtcttTAGTGAATTCACTATTGAATTGTTATGCCAAGTCGGGAGCTTTCAAAGAAGCGGTTCATTTGTTCAAGGTGATGGCGGAGAAAGATGTTATATCTTGGAGCACTGTCATTGCTTGCTACGTTCAAAATGGAGCTGCTGCTGAAGCACTGCGTGTCTTCAATGAAATGATGGGTAGCGGAACAGAACCTAGTGCAGCTACTATGCTCAGTGTGTTTCAAGCTTGTGCAGCTTCTCATGATCTAGAGCAAGGTAGGAAGAGCCATGAGTTAGCCATCAGGAAAGGCATTGAGGCAGAAGTGAAAGTCTCCACTGCTCTAGTTGATATGTATATGAAGTGTTTCTCCCCCGAGGAAGCTTATGCTGTTTTCTCCAGGATTCTGAAGAAAGATGTGGTCTCTTGGGTTGCGTTGATAAGCGGCTTTACATTAAATGGAATGGCTCACAGATCAGTTGAGGAATTTTCCAAGATGCTGCTTGAAAATAATACGAGGCCTGATTCTATTCTTATGGTGAAGGTACTCAAGTCATGTTCGGATTTGGGTTTTCTCGAACAAGCCGAATGCTTTCATAGTTATGTGATCAAATTCGGATTTGACAGTAACCCGTTCATCGGAGCCTCTCTTGTTGAGCTTTATTCGAGATGTGGGAGTCTAGGCAGTGCTTGTAAAGTGTTCGATGAGATAACTTTAAAGGACGTCGTGGTTTGGACCTCTTTGATCACTGGTTATGGAATACATGGGAAGTGCACTAAAGCGCTGGAGACGTTTACTCAAATGGTCGAGAGCTCAGAAGTTGAGCCTAATGAAGTGACATTTCTCTCAGTTTTGTCTGCTTGTAGTCACTCAGGTTTGATACACGAGGGACTGGGAATATTTGAGTTGATGGTGAGTCAGTACAGACTTGTTCCTAACTTAGAGCATTATGCTGTATTGGTTGATCTTCTTGGTCGTGTAGGAAAACTAGACACTGCCATTGAAATCACAAAGCGGATGCCTTTTTCACCAACACCTCAAGTCTTGGGTACTCTTTTAGGCGCGTGTAGGATTCATCAGAATGATGAGATGGCAGAaactgttgcaaagaagctctTTGAATTGGAACCCAACCATGCTGGTTATTACATGTTAATGTCGAATATGTATGGGGTTAAGGGAGAATGGGAGAATGTGGAAAAGTTGAGAAATGCGGTGAGGAACAGGGGAATTAAAAGAGGATTGGCAGAGAGTTTGATTAAGATAAAAAGAAAGGTTCATAGATTTGTGGCTGATGATAATATGCATCCTGAGAATGAGCCGGTTTATGGATTGCTAAAAGAGCTGGATTTGCATATGAAACAGGGCTTGGAAGATTCTGCGTATTTCCAAACTGAGGGAGGCAGCTTGTGA
- the LOC103858906 gene encoding oleosin S1-2, which translates to MADVRTHAHQVQVHPLRQQEGGIKVVYPQSGPSSTQVLAVIAGVPVGGTLLTLAGLTLAGSVIGLMLAFPLFLIFSPVIVPAAFVIGLAMTGFMASGAIGLTGLSSMSWVLNHIRRVRERMPDELEEAKQRLADMAEYVGQRTKDAGQTIEEKAHDVRESKTYDVRDRDTKGHTATGGDRDTKTTREVRVATT; encoded by the exons ATGGCGGACGTTCGCACACATGCTCACCAGGTTCAAGTGCACCCTCTACGCCAGCAGGAAGGAGGCATCAAAGTGGTTTATCCCCAGAGCGGGCCTTCTTCCACTCAG GTTCTAGCAGTGATCGCCGGTGTACCGGTTGGAGGGACGCTGCTAACTCTGGCCGGTTTAACTTTAGCCGGTTCGGTTATAGGACTAATGCTGGCATTCCCGCTGTTCCTCATCTTCAGTCCGGTTATCGTACCAGCGGCCTTTGTGATCGGTTTAGCTATGACAGGATTCATGGCGTCAGGGGCAATAGGGCTCACGGGACTATCGTCGATGTCGTGGGTACTGAACCACATCCGAAGAGTAAGGGAACGTATGCCGGATGAGCTGGAGGAAGCAAAGCAGCGTTTGGCTGACATGGCCGAGTATGTGGGGCAGAGGACAAAAGATGCTGGACAGACCATAGAAGAAAAAGCTCACGATGTACGAGAGAGCAAGACTTATGATGTCCGAGACAGAGACACAAAGGGTCATACTGCCACAGGAGGAGACAGGGACACCAAGACAACTCGCGAGGTCCGAGTGGCGACAACATGA
- the LOC103858907 gene encoding phosphoenolpyruvate/phosphate translocator 2, chloroplastic isoform X1 → MLLITPYPRLVSPLLATKSTPESSFTRRARASSSSSSSSSYHWPFLTPKRRLNGFKLKSATVPGDVESGSLVKGLKLGGMFGVWYLLNIYYNIFNKQVLRVFPYPATVTAFQLGCGTLMISIMWLLKLHPRPKVTPSQLPAILQLAAAHTLGNLLTNVSLGRVNVSFTHTIKAMEPFFTVLFSVLLLGEWPSLWIVCSLLPIVAGVSLASFTEASFNWIGFCSAMASNVTNQSRNVLSKKFMVEKFVVLKQEALDNINLFSIITIISFVLLVPVAILIDGFKFTPSHLQLATSQGLTVKEFCLMSLLAGVCLHSYQQVSYMILEMVSPVTHSVGNCVKRVVVIASSILFFKTPVSPLNSIGTATALAGVYLYTRAKRIKPNPNSKSS, encoded by the exons ATGCTTCTAATAACTCCATATCCGAGACTTGTGTCTCCGCTATTAGCTACCAAGTCTACTCCTGAATCATCATTCACCAGAAGAGCCAgagcttcctcttcttcttcttcttcttcctcttatcATTGGCCTTTCCTAACACCTAAACGTAGACTCAATGGCTTCAAGCTCAAGTCAGCTACAGTTCCGGGAGATGTGGAATCTGGAAGTTTGGTCAAAGGGCTGAAGCTAGGAGGCATGTTCGGAGTTTGGTATCTTCTCAATATCTACTACAACATTTTCAACAAACAG GTGCTTAGGGTCTTTCCATATCCAGCGACTGTAACAGCATTTCAATTAGGCTGTGGAACGTTGATGATATCAATAATGTGGCTCCTCAAACTCCATCCTCGCCCCAAAGTAACTCCCTCTCAG CTTCCAGCGATATTACAACTAGCAGCAGCTCACACATTAGGAAACTTGTTGACGAATGTGAGCTTGGGAAGAGTAAACGTCTCTTTCACCCACACAATCAAAGCAATGGAGCCTTTCTTCACCGTTTTGTTCTCTGTTCTCTTGCTCGGTGAG TGGCCGAGTTTATGGATTGTCTGTTCCTTGTTACCAATAGTCGCGGGAGTTTCTTTAGCATCTTTCACAGAAGCTTCTTTTAATTG GATTGGTTTCTGCAGCGCAATGGCGTCTAATGTGACGAACCAATCACGCAATGTTCTCAGTAAAAAATTCATGGTTGAAAAG TTTGTTGTATTGAAACAGGAAGCTTTGGACAACATCAACCTTTTCTCTATAATAACCATTATCTCCTTTGTCTTATTGGTTCCTGTAGCAATCCTCATCGATGGTTTTAAGTTTACTCCTTCACATCTACAACTAGCT ACAAGTCAGGGTTTGACTGTCAAAGAGTTTTGCCTCATGTCTCTACTTGCTGGTGTTTGCTTGCATAGCTACCAACAG GTATCTTATATGATCTTAGAGATGGTGTCACCAGTGACACACTCTGTTGGGAACTGCGTGAAGCGTGTGGTGGTTATTGCATCATCCATTCTTTTCTTCAAAACTCCTGTCTCGCCTCTTAATTCCATAG GTACGGCCACTGCACTAGCTGGAGTTTACTTGTACACCAGAGCCAAGAGAATCAAACCAAACCCAAACTCAAAATCTTCCTGA
- the LOC103858907 gene encoding phosphoenolpyruvate/phosphate translocator 2, chloroplastic isoform X2, which produces MLLITPYPRLVSPLLATKSTPESSFTRRARASSSSSSSSSYHWPFLTPKRRLNGFKLKSATVPGDVESGSLVKGLKLGGMFGVWYLLNIYYNIFNKQVLRVFPYPATVTAFQLGCGTLMISIMWLLKLHPRPKVTPSQLPAILQLAAAHTLGNLLTNVSLGRVNVSFTHTIKAMEPFFTVLFSVLLLGEWPSLWIVCSLLPIVAGVSLASFTEASFNWIGFCSAMASNVTNQSRNVLSKKFMVEKEALDNINLFSIITIISFVLLVPVAILIDGFKFTPSHLQLATSQGLTVKEFCLMSLLAGVCLHSYQQVSYMILEMVSPVTHSVGNCVKRVVVIASSILFFKTPVSPLNSIGTATALAGVYLYTRAKRIKPNPNSKSS; this is translated from the exons ATGCTTCTAATAACTCCATATCCGAGACTTGTGTCTCCGCTATTAGCTACCAAGTCTACTCCTGAATCATCATTCACCAGAAGAGCCAgagcttcctcttcttcttcttcttcttcctcttatcATTGGCCTTTCCTAACACCTAAACGTAGACTCAATGGCTTCAAGCTCAAGTCAGCTACAGTTCCGGGAGATGTGGAATCTGGAAGTTTGGTCAAAGGGCTGAAGCTAGGAGGCATGTTCGGAGTTTGGTATCTTCTCAATATCTACTACAACATTTTCAACAAACAG GTGCTTAGGGTCTTTCCATATCCAGCGACTGTAACAGCATTTCAATTAGGCTGTGGAACGTTGATGATATCAATAATGTGGCTCCTCAAACTCCATCCTCGCCCCAAAGTAACTCCCTCTCAG CTTCCAGCGATATTACAACTAGCAGCAGCTCACACATTAGGAAACTTGTTGACGAATGTGAGCTTGGGAAGAGTAAACGTCTCTTTCACCCACACAATCAAAGCAATGGAGCCTTTCTTCACCGTTTTGTTCTCTGTTCTCTTGCTCGGTGAG TGGCCGAGTTTATGGATTGTCTGTTCCTTGTTACCAATAGTCGCGGGAGTTTCTTTAGCATCTTTCACAGAAGCTTCTTTTAATTG GATTGGTTTCTGCAGCGCAATGGCGTCTAATGTGACGAACCAATCACGCAATGTTCTCAGTAAAAAATTCATGGTTGAAAAG GAAGCTTTGGACAACATCAACCTTTTCTCTATAATAACCATTATCTCCTTTGTCTTATTGGTTCCTGTAGCAATCCTCATCGATGGTTTTAAGTTTACTCCTTCACATCTACAACTAGCT ACAAGTCAGGGTTTGACTGTCAAAGAGTTTTGCCTCATGTCTCTACTTGCTGGTGTTTGCTTGCATAGCTACCAACAG GTATCTTATATGATCTTAGAGATGGTGTCACCAGTGACACACTCTGTTGGGAACTGCGTGAAGCGTGTGGTGGTTATTGCATCATCCATTCTTTTCTTCAAAACTCCTGTCTCGCCTCTTAATTCCATAG GTACGGCCACTGCACTAGCTGGAGTTTACTTGTACACCAGAGCCAAGAGAATCAAACCAAACCCAAACTCAAAATCTTCCTGA